A genome region from Phoenix dactylifera cultivar Barhee BC4 chromosome 18, palm_55x_up_171113_PBpolish2nd_filt_p, whole genome shotgun sequence includes the following:
- the LOC120104413 gene encoding eukaryotic translation initiation factor 4G-like, translated as MSFNQSKVEKSEGQQLRKTDRSGSSGQQRGYSGGSGGKGGGSAPPPQLSSSSSFPSSSNNPHILPNRSFKNSGNGQGGSSRANSSNLRASDAVAPAAPVALRGAQNGGHVQPPFHGPSDAPASSASKPVDVPIPRNSRAHPRAPISQSAAGPSNSATPVVPAKGDGSKTFTLQFGSISPGIVDGMQIPARTSSAPPNLDEQKQAQGRHGSFRGASKVPIPTGPQQPQPPKKDAGGISQSNAGGSLPPAQVKQDMHSQISAAPAVPLPKSSVLPIAGISMPMAFQQPHVPLQFGGPNPQLQSQGVAASSLQMPMTLPVGNVAQVPQQMFLHGLQPHLLQPQPMMHQGQSLGFASQMGHQLPPQLGNLGISIPTQQFAQQQPGKFGAPRKITVRITHPETHEELRLGKRTDSYTDGSFTGQRPLPNVASQSQPLPPFTPSHYGPPLQPNAYNPSQMLFHTSTSLPLTSSPMPSGLQAPRYSYSVGQSGQAISITNPSVIKPVPGSKYGPPLHSLSESLKVEAVPVSASSAPVQGMAKSVVGLQGNKAGTSSVTVSMPISNAEAPRVSKHFGEATASHPQRDRKITVESSVLQSKSASQSLQTTQATTSSVPVTPHGDFEPGETGTDCGGKEPVQKLDLLKDNHKLPNKRDLGHSLHLQQKDASESADGLSRNSEKVQEFSGADMSIATTSLSSLSLRQKSSSEIRNSKAVESQLVPTESESFGVNLVKEISQDVCLRADSGILLEEKGSAETSTSLGLEMDETVPKKSYPTSGQDNSILLDVEPGQEAHAEKEHGETEVFSDSSRDTGNAKPYRKSVFTECVEVGKPVELAEQDGAGGDNSEILTACGSFDAERQQSGSSNEAVGQSLVVEKTTEESDISARTCSDFTKAEAVSSSHLSFSNIEEEKPSSPDAIANTSKEIDSQDVGSSNPDVLQPGIAVSAPVTSKVTEKLEEKVTELSSEDPASVLSYGPKDKPVLEPPRVKPSSGKKKKRKEILSKADAAGTSDLYNAYKGPEEKHETTSNAESVDSPVVVDANQHVTADTNNDVVAGEGDGRSKVEVDDWEDAADISTPKLRIPENGQQASRAKTYKDDDRNETVNRKYSRDFLLTFSEQCTDLPERFEIKPDIADAFISASVAVSRVVDRETFLSPGRITERSPGISRVERYMVGIVDDKWTKASSSFASVRDLRPEVGHGGAVMNFRPGQGVSHGVLRHPRGQSSGQFAGGILSGPMQAMASQVGIPRNGADADRWQRSPGTQRGLIPSPQTPAPVMHKTQNRYLVGKVTDEEETKQRRLKAILNKLTPQNFEKLFQQVKEVNIDNTVTLSGVISQIFDKALTEPTFCEMYADFCYHLASELPDFTDDKEKITFKRLLLNKCQEEFERGEREEAEANEAEVEGEAKQSEEEREEKRIKARRRMLGNIRLIGELYKKRMLTEKIMHGCIKKLLGQYQNPDEEDIEALCKLMSTIGKMIDHPRAKEHMDAYFDMMAKLSTHQKLSSRVRFLLRDAIDLRKNKWQQRRKVEGPKKIEEVHREAAQERQAQASRSARGSGISVASRRGPSIDYGTRGSTIVPSPSSQIGNINNLPPQVRGYGSQDVRLEDRHPSGRSFPLPQRPSDDDSITLGPQGGLARGMSVRGPSLISNVPLAEISPSDQRRMPPGPNGYNRTPDWTPASSKEEMPKHMPERFSGAPHDVMNPQDCNTYHGSRDKILDRSSDRSAATILPAGHAQGSLSGSAGAHSEAKQLSEEVLCEKSMSAIREFYSARDEGEVSLCIKELNCPNFYPAMISLWVTDSFERKDMERDLLAALLVNLCKSQDSLLDQVQLIQGFESVLTSLEDAVNDAPRAAEFLGRIFAKVILENVVPLREIGQLIHQGGEEPGRLLELGLASEVLGSILEVIEIEKGEAILNEIRVSSNLQLEDFRPPHPVKANKLGAFL; from the exons ATGTCCTTCAATCAATCCAAGGTGGAAAAGAGCGAGGGCCAGCAGCTGAGGAAGACCGATCGTTCCGGCAGCTCCGGCCAGCAAAGAGGATATTCCGGCGGCAGCGGCGGGAAGGGCGGCGGCTCCGCCCCTCCTCCCcaactctcctcttcctcttcgttTCCCTCCTCGTCGAACAACCCACACATCTTGCCGAATCGGAG TTTCAAGAACTCCGGAAATGGACAAGGAGGGTCGTCTAGGGCGAATTCATCTAATTTGAGGGCGAGTGATGCTGTTGCCCCTGCAGCTCCCGTTGCTCTGCGGGGCGCGCAGAATGGTGGCCATGTCCAGCCACCCTTTCATG GACCATCTGATGCACCAGCATCAAGTGCTTCAAAACCTGTGGATGTACCCATCCCAAGAAACTCCCGAGCccatccaagggctccaatttCTCAGTCTGCTGCAGGACCTTCCAATTCCGCAACCCCTGTGGTTCCAGCCAAAG GTGATGGATCCAAGACATTTACTCTTCAATTTGGATCTATAAGTCCCGGTATTGTGGATGGAATGCAG ATTCCTGCTCGGActtcctcagctccacctaatCTGGATGAGCAGAAGCAGGCCCAG GGCCGCCATGGTTCATTTAGGGGAGCATCCAAAGTGCCTATACCCACTGGACCACAGCAGCCACAACCTCCTAAGAAGGATGCAGGTGGTATTAGCCAATCTAATGCTGGAGGGTCTCTACCTCCTGCCCAGGTAAAACAGGATATGCACTCACAAATTTCAGCTGCCCCTGCTGTACCACTACCCAAATCTTCTGTTCTTCCTATAGCTGGGATATCTATGCCGATGGCCTTTCAACAGCCCCATGTTCCCCTGCAATTTGGTGGCCCCAATCCTCAGCTGCAGTCACAGGGTGTTGCAGCAAGTTCATTGCAAATGCCTATGACATTACCTGTTGGAAATGTTGCCCAAGTACCACAACAAATGTTTCTTCATGGTCTCCAGCCTCATCTTCTGCAGCCTCAACCGATGATGCACCAGGGACAAAGCTTGGGCTTTGCATCTCAAATGGGTCACCAACTGCCTCCTCAGTTAGGAAACCTTGGAATCAGTATTCCCACCCAACAGTTTGCGCAACAGCAGCCTGGAAAATTTGGTGCTCCTCGCAAGATCACTGTAAGGATTACTCACCCAGAGACCCATGAGGAGTTGAGACTTGGTAAAAGGACAGACTCATATACTGATGGCAGTTTTACTGGGCAAAGGCCCCTGCCCAATGTAGCCTCTCAATCTCAACCTCTTCCGCCATTTACTCCCTCCCATTACGGTCCTCCATTGCAACCAAATGCCTATAACCCATCCCAGATGCTCTTCCATACCTCCACTTCTCTTCCTTTGACAAGCAGTCCAATGCCTTCTGGTTTGCAGGCACCAAGATATAGCTATTCAGTTGGCCAGAGTGGCCAAGCCATTTCAATCACGAATCCATCTGTCATTAAGCCTGTGCCTGGTAGCAAATATGGGCCTCCTCTGCATAGTCTTTCTGAATCGCTGAAAGTGGAAGCTGTGCCAGTCTCTGCTTCATCAGCTCCAGTTCAGGGGATGGCAAAGTCAGTTGTTGGTTTGCAGGGAAATAAAGCTGGAACTTCTTCAGTGACAGTTAGCATGCCCATAAGCAATGCCGAAGCACCTAGGGTGTCAAAGCATTTTGGAGAAGCCACGGCTTCTCATCCACAAAGAGACAGGAAGATCACTGTAGAAAGTTCTGTTCTGCAGTCCAAATCAGCTTCTCAGTCATTGCAGACCACACAGGCTACAACTTCATCAGTTCCTGTTACTCCTCATGGGGATTTTGAACCTGGTGAGACAGGAACTGATTGCGGAGGAAAAGAACCTGTCCAAAAATTGGACTTATTGAAGGATAACCACAAATTGCCTAATAAAAGGGACCTCGGACATTCACTACACTTGCAACAG AAAGATGCTTCTGAATCTGCAGATGGATTGTCCAGAAACTCTGAGAAAGTTCAGGAATTTTCAGGGGCAGATATGTCGATTGCTACCACTAGCTTGTCTTCACTTAGTTTGAGACAAAAAAGTTCAAGTGAAATTAGAAATTCTAAAGCTGTTGAAAGTCAATTAGTCCCTACTGAGTCAGAATCATTTGGGGTTAATTTGGTGAAGGAAATATCACAAGATGTTTGTTTGAGAGCTGACAGTGGAATTCTACTTGAAGAGAAAGGTTCTGCCGAGACATCAACTTCTTTGGGTCTTGAGATGGATGAGACTGTACCTAAGAAGTCATATCCTACTTCTGGTCAGGACAATTCTATCTTGTTAGATGTTGAACCAGGACAAGAAGCACATGCAGAAAAGGAACATGGGGAAACTGAAGTGTTTAGTGATTCCTCACGAGATACTGGTAATGCTAAACCATATCGAAAATCTGTTTTTACAGAATGTGTTGAAGTTGGAAAACCAGTTGAGTTGGCTGAGCAAGATGGGGCTGGAGGAGATAATTCAGAAATTTTGACTGCCTGTGGATCTTTTGATGCTGAAAGGCAACAGTCCGGTTCCTCCAATGAAGCAGTGGGGCAAAGCTTGGTGGTTGAGAAGACGACTGAGGAATCAGACATCTCTGCTAGGACATGTTCGGACTTCACCAAAGCTGAAGCAGTTTCTTCTAGTCACCTTTCATTTTCAAATATTGAAGAAGAAAAGCCTTCCTCTCCAGATGCCATCGCAAATACAAGCAAAGAAATAGACAGCCAGGATGTTGGCTCGAGTAATCCTGATGTCTTGCAACCAGGGATAGCTGTTTCAGCCCCTGTTACTTCTAAGGTGACAGAGAAACTGGAAGAAAAAGTTACAGAGCTGTCTAGTGAAGATCCAGCTTCAGTTTTGTCATATGGGCCAAAGGACAAGCCTGTTTTAGAGCCTCCCAGGGTCAAGCCTTCTtctggaaaaaagaagaagaggaaggaaatTCTCTCAAAAGCTGATGCTGCAGGAACTTCAGATCTTTACAATGCGTACAAGGGTCCTGAGGAAAAACATGAAACTACCAGTAACGCAGAAAGTGTGGATAGTCCTGTAGTAGTGGATGCTAACCAACATGTGACTGCAGATACCAATAATGACGTTGTTGCTGGTGAGGGAGATGGCCGGAGCAAAGTTGAAGTGGATGATTGGGAAGATGCAGCTGATATCTCAACTCCAAAGTTGAGAATACCTGAGAATGGACAGCAAGCCAGTCGAGCAAAGACATATAAGGATGATGACAGAAATGAGACCGTGAACAGAAAGTATTCCAGGGATTTTCTGTTAACATTTTCAGAGCAATGTACTGATCTTCCTGAAAGGTTTGAGATTAAACCTGATATAGCTGATGCTTTTATAAGTGCATCGGTTGCTGTTTCCCGTGTTGTTGACCGCGAAACCTTTCTAAGCCCCGGAAGGATTACAGAGAGATCTCCAGGAATTTCCCGGGTGGAGCGCTATATGGTCGGCATTGTGGATGATAAATGGACGAAGGCATCCAGTTCCTTTGCTTCTGTACGTGACCTTCGGCCGGAGGTTGGACATGGAGGAGCTGTTATGAACTTTCGGCCAGGACAAGGAGTCAGTCATGGGGTTTTAAGACATCCACGTGGGCAATCATCTGGTCAGTTTGCTGGAGGCATTCTTTCTGGGCCAATGCAAGCAATGGCGTCTCAGGTAGGGATACCACGTAATGGTGCTGATGCAGACAGGTGGCAGCGCTCTCCTGGCACTCAGAGAGGGTTAATACCTTCTCCTCAAACTCCTGCACCAGTAATGCACAAAACTCAGAATAGATATTTAGTCGGTAAAGTGACTGATGAGGAAGAGACAAAGCAAAGACGATTAAAAGCCATACTGAATAAGTTGACGCCTCAGAATTTTGAGAAGTTATTTCAGCAAGTCAAAGAAGTTAATATTGATAATACTGTTACTCTTTCTGGTGTAATCTCGCAGATTTTTGACAAAGCTTTGACGGAGCCAACTTTCTGTGAGATGTATGCTGATTTCTGCTACCATCTTGCTAGTGAATTACCTGATTTCACTGATGACAAGGAGAAGATTACTTTTAAAAGGTTGCTTCTGAATAAGTGCCAAGAGGAATTTGAAAGAGGGGAGAGAGAAGAAGCTGAAGCTAATGAAGCTGAAGTGGAAGGTGAGGCTAAACAATCTGAAGAGGAAAGGGAGGAGAAAAGGATCAAGGCACGGAGGCGTATGCTGGGAAATATTCGATTAATTGGTGAATTGTACAAGAAAAGAATGCTGACGGAGAAAATTATGCATGGATGCATCAAGAAGTTGCTCGGGCAGTATCAGAATCCTGATGAGGAAGATATTGAAGCCTTATGCAAGTTGATGAGTACAATTGGCAAGATGATAGATCATCCCAGGGCCAAGGAACATATGGATGCATATTTTGACATGATGGCAAAACTATCAACACATCAGAAGCTATCATCTCGGGTTAGGTTCCTGTTAAGGGATGCAATTGATCTGAGAAAGAACAAATGGCAACAAAGAAGGAAAGTTGAAGGCCCGAAGAAAATTGAAGAGGTGCACAGAGAAGCAGCTCAAGAACGACAAGCTCAAGCAAGTAGATCCGCCCGTGGTTCTGGCATTAGTGTTGCCTCAAGAAGAGGACCATCCATTGACTATGGTACACGGGGATCCACTATAGTACCTTCTCCAAGCTCCCAGATTGGTAATATAAACAATTTGCCACCTCAGGTCCGTGGGTATGGATCTCAAGATGTTCGATTGGAGGATAGACATCCATCTGGAAGGTCCTTTCCCCTTCCTCAAAGGCCTTCTGATGATGATTCAATTACCCTTGGCCCCCAAGGTGGACTTGCTAGGGGTATGTCTGTTAGAGGACCGTCTTTGATCTCAAATGTTCCCTTGGCTGAAATTTCTCCCAGTGACCAACGTAGGATGCCACCAGGTCCAAATGGTTACAATAGGACGCCTGATTGGACACCTGCCAGCTCAAAAGAAGAAATGCCAAAACATATGCCAGAAAGGTTCTCTGGGGCACCACATGATGTAATGAATCCTCAAGATTGTAATACTTACCATGGGAGCAGGGACAAGATTTTGGATCGTTCTTCTGATAGGTCTGCAGCAACTATCCTTCCTGCAGGTCATGCACAGGGATCTTTAAGTGGCAGTGCAGGTGCACATTCTGAAGCAAAACAGTTATCTGAAGAGGTTCTTTGTGAAAAATCAATGTCAGCAATAAGGGAATTCTATAG TGCCAGAGATGAAGGGGAGGTATCTCTGTgcatcaaagagctgaattgcCCGAACTTCTATCCTGCCATGATATCACTGTGGGTCACAGACTCCTTCGAGCGGAAAGACATGGAGAGGGATCTCTTGGCTGCACTGCTTGTCAACCTTTGCAAGTCTCAAGATAGCTTGCTTGATCAAGTACAACTCATCCAGGG GTTTGAATCTGTTCTCACCTCGCTGGAGGATGCTGTTAATGATGCTCCTAGAGCTGCAGAGTTTCTCGGTCGCATCTTTGCAAAAGTTATATTGGAGAATGTGGTTCCGCTCAGAGAGATAGGACAGCTTATCCACCAAGGTGGGGAAGAGCCTGGGCGCTTATTAGAACTAGGGCTTGCATCCGAAGTTCTTGGCAGCATCTTAGAGGTGATCGAAATTGAGAAAGGGGAAGCTATTTTGAATGAGATCCGTGTGAGCTCCAATCTTCAGCTGGAGGATTTCCGACCGCCGCATCCAGTCAAGGCAAACAAACTGGGTGCCTTTCTTTAA